From bacterium:
GCTGTACGCTGTCCTCTACTGGTATCCCAATGATGAGCGGCTCAGCGGGCTGCGCGGTATCGCCGCGCCCAGAAAATTGCAGCGACTCTTCTATCAGAATCTGAGCGATTTCCCCAGCGCAAGTTGGCGGATCTCCGACCGCAGCATCCGGTTGTCGCTGCTTCGTTACAAACCCGAGCGCCGCGCCGTGTTGCGGTGCCGCTTCCGCGCGCATCGCCTGGGAACCGCAGAGCAACACGAGTTGTTTGTCTTCCTCGGCGTCTATGAGGACGTGCGCGCGGCGCAGCTGTCCGGATTAATCGCTCGGCTGACGGAGCGGCTGAACAATGCGACGGAATTGTCGCTGCCACGCACGATCGCCTGCGTGCCCGACGCCGGACTCCTGGTGTCCGAGGTGGCCCCCGGCGACACACTGCAGTTGCTGTTGTCGGAGAATACCGCGTTCGCAGCGGAGGCGATCAATCGATCCGCCAACGCGATCGCCCGCCTGCATCGCGTCGCGGCGGGAAGCGATATCCCTGCAAACCCGGGACACGAAGCGCGCCTCTTCGAAACCGTGGAATTGATCGGCCGCCTTGCGCCGGATTGCCTGCGCACGGCGCGTGAAATAGCCGATCAATTGGGACGCGACGGACTGATATCAGGTGCGAACCGATCCGTGATACACGGCGATCTCCATCCTGGGCAGATCCTGCTGTCCGACGCGCGGACCACTCTGGTCGATCTGGATCGCACCCGCTACGGTGACCCGCTCGAGGACATCGGCAACTTCTGCGCGCAGCTTCGCCTCGGCCCGCCGGGTGGTCCGCTCTGGGATCCGGACACGGTTCAATCGCGGTTCCTGAGCGCATATGAGCGGAGCACCAGCCGCAGGATCGACCAACACGCACTGTCCCGCTGGATTGCCTTCGCGCTCCTCCGTGCCGGCGTGATCCCCCTCGGTCGATTCCAGCCCAACTGGCGGGCCGCCATGAAGGACATTCTCGCGGCGGCGCAGGAGCGCCTGCAATGAAACTCACGACCGCCTCCCCGCTGCTGGAACGTTCTCTGCAGGCGGATGCCATGCAAGCGCTCCTAACGCCCATTGTCCGCGCGGCGTATGCGGCTGAACTGGCATCGGTCGACGTGCCCCGCGTCATGCCGCGCTCGACCGGCGAGATTCTCATTCAATACCACCTTTCCTATGCGGAGCGGAGCCGCGAATCCTTGACTCCGCCGGTCCTGTTTGGCGAGTTTTTCCCGGACGGCGCTCCGGACCAACCGAACAGCCCCGAACGGCTCCCGGACACGGTCTGGCTGGAGCACCTCCCGCTCCGGCTGTGGCTCTACCCGCACGATCCCCAATTGAGGTATCTGCATCTGATCTGCGATCCGAAGCAGTTTCACTCCGTGTACGAGTCGACTTTGGAAAACGTCGGATATGGACGCGAAAGAATGGGAACTCCGGCCACGATCCTTGGGTATCGATTGGGTCGGCGTTGTGTGGCGCAGGTCCAATGGATGCCAGGCGACTCCGCTCCGGTTAAGACACCCTCCAAAGGCAATATCGTGGTCAAGATGTGCCGGACACGTCAAGCCCTCCCGCTGTGGACTCGCATGCGGCAATTGGCGCACGAGGGCTTTGCGGAGAAGTCATCGGATGGGATCAGCATCCCCAAGGGGCTGTTTCTGCATCAGGAGACCGGCGCGCTGTTCCAACGGTATGAGGCGGGCGAATCATTGCACGATCTGATCGACACCGAGGCATTCGTGCGCGGTTGCGGTCTGGCGGGCAGGACACTTCAAAAGCTGCACGCGACACGTCTCCTCGGGCTCCCCCTGTATTCCGCCAACGATGAACTGACACATCTTGAGTGGCTGGTGAGCGTTACCACCCGGTTCTATCCCGGCCTGGAGGTTGGACTGCGCGCCGCGCTGTCGGATGTGCAATCCGGGAGCGTGCGCGTCGAGAATCCGCCGATGGCGACAAGCCACCGGGACTTCTACGACAAGCAACTGCTGTACTCCGAAACGCGGGCCGTGCTTCTGGATTGCGACACCCTGTCACTGGCGGACCCGGCGCTCGACTACGGCAACTTCCTGGCTCATCTCCAATGGCGAATGCACCAGTCTCCCGGCGACAGCGGACGCCTCCAACGCGGTGCCGAGGCGTTCCAGAGCCAATATCCCATTCCGGATGCCGAGTTTGCCGCGCGCGCCGCATGGTGGACTTCGAGTGCGCTCTTGCGTCTGGCTTGCTTATACCTTTGGCGCCCCCGTTGGCGCAGTTCGGTGCCGGCATTGATGCGATCGCGCCGGTTCCAGCGTCGAGTTGCAGTCATCTAACTTGGAGGTGTTCATGACTCGGTCGGTTGTCCTCATCCTCTGTCTTTGCGTCGTCGTCGGATCGACAATCGCCGGTGAACCGCCCGCGTACATGCAGGCCACTGCGGGCAGTACCGCCGAGATTAAAATTGAGCGCGAGAAAGAGGGCGCCCTACGCGCCGATGAGCTCGAACTGCTTCCCTCGGCCCGCCGCCCGAAACTGCGCGGCGCGATTGAGGCGGTCGACAGCATCCGACAGGCCATTCGCGTCTTTGGCCAGTGGATCACGGTCACCCGTGAGACACAGTTTCTCGACCAGACGGACACGCCCATCGGATTCCGCAGCCTGAAACCCGACACAAGAGTCGAAGTCAGCTGCAAAGTCGACAGCCTTGGGAACTGGAGCGCGCGCCACCTGCGGACTCAGGGTGTCAAGTCATCGGACAAGATCAAGGGTACGATTTCCCGGACGGCGTATGACGGCCGCTCACCCGACACGCTGGAAATCGAAGGACTGAAGATCATCGTGACGGACCGGACGGAGGTGTTCCGCACGTTGGGCGGCGCCGCCGAAGCCGCGGACACCGCCGGCATGTCCGAGGAGCAATGACGTCGTGACGACCGCGTTCCCCCCGCTGCGCAATCAACCGATGACCCGCCCTGCCCTGCGGGACACGGTGGCGTTTGGTTCCGCGGGGATATTGATCATCCTCCTGCTGAGCGCGTCGCCGCTTCCGGCGGCGACGGTCCCGGAGTTGCCCCCTGGTACGATCGTTGCAATCAAGCCGTACGAGCATCGTGTGCCGTTGACCGCGCGCACACTCCTGATCACCGGCCAGCCAATCGATGAAGGGGAAACCGTATCCCTCAGCCTCCGCGCCCCGATCGAAGGGATCGCGACAGAGGAATCCCAGATGCGTATCGCCGGACGGACTGTCGCGATTTCATCGCAGACCCGCGTCCCGGCCGGCCTGCGCAGTGTGACGAATTTGCGGCGGGGACAATGGGTGAAGGTGAAGATTGACACCTCCGACCCGGAACACTGGTCGGCCCTCCGCATTGAGACGGAAAACATCGACCGCCGCCGCAAGATTGAGGGCCCCGTCTCCGGTCTGTGGCGCGGCCGCGACGGCGCGATCGACTCCGTATCCGTGGCGGGACTTGTCGTGGCGGTCTCCCCGACAACGCGGATTGATGATCATATGCGTTCCGCTTCTGAACGGTTGTTCGACGAACTGGTCACCGCGCGCGACCCGCGGCAACCGGGGCCGTGGTGGAACGCCGGCTGGATCTGGTCGCGCGGCAAGCTGGGAGTCATTCAGCGCATCGAGAATGATTTCACCGCGGGCGATTCAACCGGCGATCGGTATCGTGAAGCCGAGCCAAGTGTCCGGCTTGAATTGACCGCGCGCGGGCCCGCCCGGCTTACGGCATTTGCCAAGCTCCGCGCCCGGCAGACGGCGGTCATCGAAGATGCGCCGTTGCGCCGCAGGCCAAAAGAGAAAGTCATTCAACTCTACGAGGCGTTTGTCCTCTGGCGCGATGCGTTCTCTCTGCCGCTCGCCGTTCAAATTGGCCGGCAGGATTTCGACGAATACCGAGAGTGGATCTTCGATGATCAATTGGACGCGCTGCGGTTCTATGCGTATCCGCTGTACCCTGTCGTCGCGGAAGCGGCCTACATAAACTCGCTCGACAATTCCACCGGCAACAAATACCGCACGACAAAAGACTATCTGATCCACCTGCACTGTCGAGTGAACGCATCCACCGAGCTCGGAGCGTACCGCCTCTGGCGGACGGATACCGATGCGCGCGGCCGTGAACCCATTTGGACGGGGGTGCGGTGGCGGGGGAACTACTTCGGTTTTCGTCCGTGGGGAGAACTTGCCTGGCTGGGCGGATGGGACAAGGGGCGGCGATTCGACGCCCATGCAACCGACCTGGGACTCACCGCCTCCAGGCAGCTGGGTTCGCGTCGCGTCTCCGTCACCGTGGCTCATGCGCGCGGCTCCGGGAACTCAGACGATCCCAAGGCAACCGGAGTCGACCACCAGTTCATTCAGACCGGCTATGAGGACAACACCAGCGCCTTCGGCGGCGTCGTCTCGTTCCAGTACTACGGCGAGATCTTTGATCCCGAACTGGCAAACCTCGACATCCTCACCTATGGGGCCGGCGTGGGCTTGACCCCTTCCTTGTCAGTCGATGTGGTTTATCACCGATATCGGCAGTCGGAATACTCGCCAACGGTGTCGCGTGATCTGGAGAGCACCGACCTGACGCTCTACGATCTTGGCGGCCGCGGTATTGATCCGTCCAACAACCGCCCGGTCAAGGAACTGTTTCCCTATCCGCACGTCGGCTGGGAGATCGATGTGATCATTGGGATGACAGGCCTGCTCGGCGTGCTGGACGTCAAAGGGGTCCTTGGTTACTTCGAACCGCAGGAGGCGCTATTTCCGCCCTTCTGGGAGGAATTACCGTTCAAATCCAGGAAACACGCCGCGTTTCTCAGCCAGATCAACTTGGAATACAGATTCTAAATCGTTGCGGCGGCCGGAGCGGATGCCCTGGACCGCCCG
This genomic window contains:
- a CDS encoding DUF5666 domain-containing protein — translated: MTRSVVLILCLCVVVGSTIAGEPPAYMQATAGSTAEIKIEREKEGALRADELELLPSARRPKLRGAIEAVDSIRQAIRVFGQWITVTRETQFLDQTDTPIGFRSLKPDTRVEVSCKVDSLGNWSARHLRTQGVKSSDKIKGTISRTAYDGRSPDTLEIEGLKIIVTDRTEVFRTLGGAAEAADTAGMSEEQ
- a CDS encoding phosphotransferase — encoded protein: MKLTTASPLLERSLQADAMQALLTPIVRAAYAAELASVDVPRVMPRSTGEILIQYHLSYAERSRESLTPPVLFGEFFPDGAPDQPNSPERLPDTVWLEHLPLRLWLYPHDPQLRYLHLICDPKQFHSVYESTLENVGYGRERMGTPATILGYRLGRRCVAQVQWMPGDSAPVKTPSKGNIVVKMCRTRQALPLWTRMRQLAHEGFAEKSSDGISIPKGLFLHQETGALFQRYEAGESLHDLIDTEAFVRGCGLAGRTLQKLHATRLLGLPLYSANDELTHLEWLVSVTTRFYPGLEVGLRAALSDVQSGSVRVENPPMATSHRDFYDKQLLYSETRAVLLDCDTLSLADPALDYGNFLAHLQWRMHQSPGDSGRLQRGAEAFQSQYPIPDAEFAARAAWWTSSALLRLACLYLWRPRWRSSVPALMRSRRFQRRVAVI
- a CDS encoding alginate export family protein, giving the protein MTTAFPPLRNQPMTRPALRDTVAFGSAGILIILLLSASPLPAATVPELPPGTIVAIKPYEHRVPLTARTLLITGQPIDEGETVSLSLRAPIEGIATEESQMRIAGRTVAISSQTRVPAGLRSVTNLRRGQWVKVKIDTSDPEHWSALRIETENIDRRRKIEGPVSGLWRGRDGAIDSVSVAGLVVAVSPTTRIDDHMRSASERLFDELVTARDPRQPGPWWNAGWIWSRGKLGVIQRIENDFTAGDSTGDRYREAEPSVRLELTARGPARLTAFAKLRARQTAVIEDAPLRRRPKEKVIQLYEAFVLWRDAFSLPLAVQIGRQDFDEYREWIFDDQLDALRFYAYPLYPVVAEAAYINSLDNSTGNKYRTTKDYLIHLHCRVNASTELGAYRLWRTDTDARGREPIWTGVRWRGNYFGFRPWGELAWLGGWDKGRRFDAHATDLGLTASRQLGSRRVSVTVAHARGSGNSDDPKATGVDHQFIQTGYEDNTSAFGGVVSFQYYGEIFDPELANLDILTYGAGVGLTPSLSVDVVYHRYRQSEYSPTVSRDLESTDLTLYDLGGRGIDPSNNRPVKELFPYPHVGWEIDVIIGMTGLLGVLDVKGVLGYFEPQEALFPPFWEELPFKSRKHAAFLSQINLEYRF
- a CDS encoding aminoglycoside phosphotransferase family protein; the encoded protein is MNSLSAVTDSFVDIPDGLDIPGLSILLDAGAMRKRLEQTLPAGPTRITACHITNFRFRTPTNCTIAYELTAHVEGAPSDVTVHAYARAYSQAAYPQARHKALSSRWVVSAIGTSVQMLDELYAVLYWYPNDERLSGLRGIAAPRKLQRLFYQNLSDFPSASWRISDRSIRLSLLRYKPERRAVLRCRFRAHRLGTAEQHELFVFLGVYEDVRAAQLSGLIARLTERLNNATELSLPRTIACVPDAGLLVSEVAPGDTLQLLLSENTAFAAEAINRSANAIARLHRVAAGSDIPANPGHEARLFETVELIGRLAPDCLRTAREIADQLGRDGLISGANRSVIHGDLHPGQILLSDARTTLVDLDRTRYGDPLEDIGNFCAQLRLGPPGGPLWDPDTVQSRFLSAYERSTSRRIDQHALSRWIAFALLRAGVIPLGRFQPNWRAAMKDILAAAQERLQ